One stretch of Paenibacillus sp. AN1007 DNA includes these proteins:
- a CDS encoding ArsR family transcriptional regulator, whose translation MMLGTDASSLLVYEALASEARLNIVRLLLKNREMHINALAQELYLSKAIVSTHVSKLQKAGIVGSRMKRENGGTYKYCFIVQEFMTIQLSPSVPADASYHEVSIPVGQYTDYEAWPTCGIATTTQMIGQYDTPACFMDPDRVNAGILWMARGFLEYKIPNYLHNDQHLREIEISLELSSEAPKVNENWPSDIRFTLNGIDLGTWTSPGDFGDRKGKHTPLWWKLDVNQYGVLKVLRINKGGTFIDGQRISDASISDLKPQAAAYWTFGLKPEESAAGRGGLTLFGKGFGNYDQDILIRYYYDGPENNESDE comes from the coding sequence ATGATGCTTGGAACAGACGCATCTTCGCTGCTTGTCTACGAGGCACTAGCAAGTGAAGCCCGTTTAAATATCGTACGGCTGCTCCTGAAGAACAGGGAAATGCATATTAATGCTCTAGCCCAGGAGCTGTACCTGAGTAAAGCTATTGTAAGCACACATGTCAGTAAACTGCAGAAGGCAGGCATTGTGGGCAGCCGAATGAAGCGGGAGAATGGAGGGACCTATAAATATTGTTTTATCGTACAGGAGTTCATGACCATTCAACTGTCGCCATCCGTGCCCGCGGACGCTTCTTACCATGAAGTATCTATTCCCGTTGGGCAGTATACCGATTACGAAGCATGGCCGACCTGCGGCATCGCAACAACAACCCAGATGATTGGACAATATGATACCCCGGCCTGTTTCATGGACCCGGACCGGGTTAATGCGGGAATTCTGTGGATGGCACGAGGTTTTCTTGAATATAAGATTCCCAATTATCTGCATAACGATCAGCACCTTCGGGAGATTGAGATTTCACTCGAACTCAGTTCGGAAGCACCCAAGGTCAATGAGAACTGGCCATCCGATATTCGGTTCACCCTTAACGGTATTGACCTGGGTACTTGGACAAGCCCAGGTGACTTCGGTGATCGGAAAGGTAAACATACGCCATTATGGTGGAAGTTAGACGTTAATCAGTATGGCGTGCTGAAGGTGCTGCGCATTAACAAGGGGGGGACGTTTATCGATGGTCAGCGAATCTCGGATGCATCCATCTCGGACCTGAAGCCGCAGGCAGCCGCTTATTGGACATTTGGTTTGAAGCCGGAAGAAAGCGCGGCAGGCCGCGGGGGACTTACGCTGTTTGGCAAAGGTTTCGGCAACTATGATCAGGATATTTTGATCCGATACTATTATGATGGTCCGGAAAATAACGAGTCCGATGAATAA
- a CDS encoding MerR family transcriptional regulator codes for MDGMKDEITISELAKLMQVSVHQIRYFEEKGVLQPAYTGENQYRMYGMDEVYRLAHILLLRKMGLSVQMIKDCLSHLTAEQIIPLIRQALSDTEAAIQRLQETKHFIEKLLEEKNHMPQPDEEMYVIVQREQVPLTLWFEMQVPESLSAQKLVKHGSSISNLFEADIHYVYQDSGIVGMYTRKEKAAYDLMLPAGSYVSRSLWVQNEEHLKTHIQHFYAYADQMGYICSGPLVMVEKSYLSLFMPDQLHYELLSHLSNPEAGSV; via the coding sequence ATGGATGGTATGAAGGATGAAATTACAATTAGCGAGCTGGCCAAGCTGATGCAGGTATCGGTACATCAGATTCGTTATTTTGAGGAAAAAGGTGTGCTGCAGCCCGCATATACAGGTGAAAATCAATACCGGATGTACGGAATGGATGAAGTATACCGGCTCGCTCATATTTTGCTGCTGCGTAAGATGGGCCTGTCCGTGCAGATGATCAAAGATTGTCTGTCACATCTGACTGCGGAGCAGATTATCCCGCTCATTCGTCAGGCGCTATCAGACACAGAGGCAGCAATTCAACGGCTTCAGGAAACCAAACATTTTATTGAAAAGCTGCTGGAGGAGAAAAACCACATGCCTCAACCGGACGAAGAGATGTACGTGATTGTGCAGCGGGAACAAGTCCCTCTCACCCTATGGTTTGAAATGCAGGTTCCTGAAAGTCTGAGTGCACAGAAACTCGTGAAACACGGCAGCAGCATCTCTAATTTGTTCGAAGCGGATATTCATTATGTGTATCAAGACTCGGGCATCGTAGGTATGTATACTCGGAAAGAAAAAGCAGCGTATGATCTGATGCTGCCCGCAGGTTCATATGTATCCCGCAGTCTTTGGGTCCAGAATGAAGAACACCTTAAGACACATATCCAGCATTTCTATGCTTACGCTGATCAGATGGGATACATCTGTTCAGGGCCGCTGGTCATGGTGGAAAAATCCTATTTGTCCCTGTTCATGCCTGACCAGCTTCATTATGAACTTTTGTCGCATCTCTCCAATCCAGAGGCGGGAAGTGTATGA
- a CDS encoding alpha-N-arabinofuranosidase, translated as MLKSKMLIDKDFQIAEVDPRVYGSFIEHLGRAVYGGIYDPGHPTANAQGFRQDAIEAIKALNVPIVRYPGGNFVSGYNWEDGVGPVAERKRRLELAWWTIETNAVGTNEFADWAKLAGTEVMMAVNLGTRGIDAARNLIEYCNHPSGTYWSDLRISHGYKDPHKFKTWCLGNEMDGPWQIGAMTAYEYGRIANETAKAMKWVDPDIELVACGSSSRDMSTFADWEATVLDLTYENVDYLSLHQYYNNNKDNTYDFLATSLDLDQFIDSVASICDFVQAKKRSKKKLMLSLDEWNVWKSIGTSRMEERWQIAPPEFEDVYTHEDALAVGCYLITILKHADRVKMACLAQLINTIAPIMTENNGAIWFQTTYFPFMHASNFGRGTVLRSITSSPKYDSKAFTDVPYLESISVHDEENGTITIFAVNRHLDESMELNVDLRSFGETTFVEHIVLENNDLKAANTKEHPRNVLPHNGGHTTVDQGKVQAVLNKASWNVIRLKTKQA; from the coding sequence ATGCTTAAATCCAAAATGCTGATCGACAAAGACTTTCAAATTGCTGAAGTAGACCCGCGGGTGTATGGTTCTTTTATAGAACATCTGGGTCGTGCCGTTTATGGCGGTATTTATGATCCAGGACATCCAACAGCAAATGCACAAGGCTTCCGTCAAGATGCCATCGAAGCCATCAAAGCGCTGAACGTGCCCATTGTGAGGTATCCAGGTGGTAATTTCGTATCCGGTTACAATTGGGAAGATGGAGTAGGCCCGGTAGCTGAGCGTAAGCGCAGGCTTGAACTGGCTTGGTGGACGATTGAAACGAATGCGGTAGGTACCAATGAATTTGCAGATTGGGCCAAGCTGGCAGGTACTGAAGTAATGATGGCTGTTAACCTGGGAACCCGCGGTATTGATGCAGCCAGAAATCTGATTGAATACTGCAACCACCCGTCCGGTACTTATTGGAGTGATCTGCGTATCTCTCACGGATATAAAGACCCGCATAAATTCAAAACATGGTGCCTCGGCAATGAAATGGACGGCCCTTGGCAGATTGGTGCGATGACTGCATACGAATATGGTCGGATTGCCAATGAGACAGCCAAAGCAATGAAATGGGTAGACCCGGATATCGAACTCGTGGCATGCGGCAGCTCCAGCCGTGATATGAGTACATTTGCAGATTGGGAAGCAACCGTGCTGGATCTTACCTATGAAAATGTGGACTACTTGTCTCTGCATCAGTACTACAATAACAACAAAGACAATACGTATGACTTCCTGGCGACCTCGCTGGATCTGGATCAATTTATCGATAGTGTTGCTTCGATCTGTGATTTTGTGCAGGCGAAGAAACGCAGCAAAAAGAAATTGATGCTGTCCCTGGACGAATGGAATGTATGGAAATCCATCGGTACAAGCCGTATGGAAGAACGCTGGCAGATTGCTCCTCCTGAATTTGAAGATGTTTACACGCACGAAGATGCACTGGCAGTAGGCTGTTACCTGATTACCATTCTCAAACACGCCGACCGTGTTAAAATGGCCTGCCTCGCGCAGCTGATTAATACGATTGCACCAATCATGACGGAAAATAACGGCGCAATCTGGTTCCAGACGACGTATTTCCCGTTCATGCACGCATCCAACTTTGGGCGCGGTACGGTGCTGCGGTCCATCACATCTTCACCTAAATATGATTCCAAAGCCTTCACGGATGTACCTTATCTTGAATCGATCAGTGTACATGATGAAGAGAACGGTACGATCACCATCTTTGCGGTAAACAGACATCTGGATGAGTCCATGGAGCTGAACGTTGACCTGCGCTCCTTCGGAGAAACGACTTTTGTAGAGCACATCGTGTTGGAAAACAACGACTTGAAGGCAGCCAATACCAAAGAGCACCCACGCAATGTCCTTCCTCACAATGGTGGACATACAACAGTGGATCAAGGCAAAGTACAAGCTGTGCTGAACAAAGCGTCCTGGAACGTAATCCGTTTGAAAACAAAACAAGCTTAA
- a CDS encoding type II CAAX endopeptidase family protein, producing MKKVMQFPLVWMFTGSVLLGISGFISQRLLVNSEGILSIMLALAGGIVSIAIYGLVMKFIAVRSVEELQPRRAGTELLLGAGVGLAFIAVSVGIIMMLGGYSFTWSTENAVSSILAIAIAAAIVEELLFRGLFLQAIEKRGGSWIALAATSIFFGLAHLPNPGASLWSSIAIVIEAGILLGAGFLWRRNLWFVIGLHFAWNALEGVLGIPVSGIDAQGFFDVQLSGPSLLTGGTFGLEASIVPVIVSLLIAVPMLISAQRRGHIQSRR from the coding sequence GTGAAAAAAGTAATGCAGTTCCCGCTCGTATGGATGTTTACAGGCAGCGTTCTATTGGGGATATCCGGATTCATCTCTCAAAGACTGTTGGTTAACTCGGAAGGCATCCTGTCCATTATGCTGGCACTTGCCGGAGGTATCGTTTCCATTGCAATTTACGGGCTTGTTATGAAATTCATCGCAGTGCGCAGCGTGGAGGAACTGCAGCCTCGGCGGGCAGGGACCGAGTTGTTGTTAGGTGCAGGAGTCGGTTTGGCCTTCATTGCTGTTTCTGTCGGGATCATCATGATGCTTGGCGGTTACAGCTTCACATGGTCCACGGAGAATGCTGTCAGTTCTATTTTGGCTATCGCGATCGCTGCAGCCATTGTGGAAGAATTGTTATTTCGCGGCCTGTTTCTGCAGGCCATAGAGAAGAGGGGCGGAAGCTGGATTGCACTCGCGGCAACTTCTATTTTTTTCGGTCTGGCTCATCTGCCTAATCCCGGAGCCTCACTCTGGAGTTCAATCGCGATCGTCATTGAGGCAGGTATCCTGCTGGGAGCCGGGTTTCTGTGGCGGCGTAATCTGTGGTTTGTGATTGGACTTCATTTTGCTTGGAATGCACTTGAGGGAGTGCTTGGTATTCCGGTCTCCGGTATTGACGCACAAGGTTTTTTTGACGTGCAGCTGTCAGGACCATCTTTGCTGACTGGTGGAACCTTCGGACTCGAAGCATCTATTGTGCCTGTTATCGTTAGTCTGCTCATAGCTGTCCCGATGCTGATCAGCGCGCAGCGTAGAGGACACATACAGTCCAGAAGATGA
- a CDS encoding MerR family transcriptional regulator, producing MGRYVFFYLPENLYPQTLFQQPALVAYRKNNNWGFTITYTLLFIMFKGGVVHMILIGELAKRTNISKRTLHYYEQIELLRPTLITENGYRYYDEHAILRLQKVLLLKSIGYTLEQIKELLQNQRHMGENDNWIASLHEQIELIEQKKQELSRKQYYLRSTIQSLQLKGMNDLEELLQIISNMQDRPLSEGIIRPEFSDDLQLTSREIDILNRLPVLGSSDPRVEKLLTMFQRIRSMMSSSPYSPEAQNLAAELYEMVLELFERDEKLLDKYWELMKPKDPAEPVVMGMDHEFMSYVDEMIGFFLKQREEGIHEAE from the coding sequence ATGGGGCGTTATGTGTTCTTTTATTTGCCTGAAAATTTATATCCACAGACTCTTTTTCAGCAACCTGCTTTGGTCGCTTACCGGAAGAATAACAATTGGGGCTTTACAATAACGTATACGTTATTGTTTATAATGTTTAAAGGAGGAGTGGTACACATGATCCTTATTGGAGAATTGGCAAAAAGAACTAATATCAGCAAGAGAACACTTCATTATTATGAACAAATTGAATTGCTGCGCCCCACACTTATTACAGAGAATGGGTATCGTTACTATGATGAACATGCGATTCTACGCCTTCAAAAAGTTCTTCTGTTGAAATCCATCGGTTATACGTTGGAACAGATTAAAGAGCTGTTACAGAACCAGCGCCATATGGGCGAAAATGACAATTGGATCGCTTCTTTACACGAACAAATAGAGCTTATTGAACAAAAAAAGCAAGAGTTAAGCCGTAAGCAGTATTATCTCAGATCAACCATTCAAAGCCTGCAGCTAAAAGGAATGAATGACCTTGAGGAATTACTGCAGATTATTTCCAATATGCAAGATCGGCCGCTGAGCGAAGGGATTATACGACCCGAATTCAGTGATGATTTGCAGTTAACATCAAGGGAAATCGACATATTGAATCGTCTGCCTGTTCTTGGCAGTAGCGATCCGCGAGTCGAAAAGCTATTAACCATGTTCCAGCGTATACGAAGCATGATGTCTTCATCACCATATTCTCCAGAAGCACAGAACCTTGCTGCCGAATTGTACGAAATGGTATTGGAGCTGTTTGAGCGTGATGAAAAACTGCTCGATAAATATTGGGAACTTATGAAACCGAAAGATCCTGCTGAACCTGTAGTTATGGGGATGGATCATGAATTCATGTCTTATGTGGATGAGATGATTGGCTTTTTTTTGAAACAAAGAGAGGAGGGCATCCATGAAGCAGAATAG
- a CDS encoding choline esterase, whose amino-acid sequence MQTYDAFPEPIGGYKVGRTQIDLEYTASDHAKRELTAFVYYPSDSSEGKATSTYMFPEVYAMFNEQPLVTAYIKGNDVFSIDIKTRCYDDLALSGKERRYPVLFYVCGGGGCPEWGTVICTDLASIGYVVISIGHPNSTMYKRKDGRLFNVSKNFSDVIMAFSEDREMLALAKTMEMRPDDETAIEMCHNVLSLPILAELTEYSALQAEDVRYAADYLDKLDAGELHSIFKGRLLLDIGMGIVGHSYGGPTTAMVCRDDDRFACGIGLDSGAFGLLGSDIKKPFMLLFSEPNYNMNAIIGVNNSMETYYFSVDRAAHLDYCDIMFTGVNKGLRGARDAVEMRNLVTDYTKTFFDHYIRQKDAAVERLAYDGVHLVKKTSST is encoded by the coding sequence TTGCAGACATATGACGCATTTCCAGAGCCCATTGGCGGTTATAAGGTCGGCAGAACGCAAATAGACTTAGAATATACAGCATCCGACCACGCCAAAAGAGAACTAACGGCTTTTGTATACTATCCGTCCGACAGCAGCGAAGGTAAGGCGACATCCACATATATGTTTCCTGAAGTCTATGCAATGTTTAATGAGCAGCCGCTTGTCACTGCATATATTAAGGGTAATGATGTTTTCTCTATAGATATTAAGACCCGGTGTTACGATGACCTCGCTCTCTCGGGAAAGGAGCGGCGCTATCCGGTGTTATTTTATGTTTGCGGCGGGGGAGGTTGTCCAGAATGGGGTACTGTGATCTGTACAGACTTGGCGAGCATAGGATATGTTGTCATAAGTATCGGCCATCCGAACAGCACGATGTATAAGCGTAAAGATGGGCGCCTGTTCAACGTATCCAAGAATTTTTCGGACGTCATTATGGCCTTTTCTGAAGATCGGGAGATGCTGGCGTTGGCTAAAACGATGGAGATGCGGCCTGATGATGAAACGGCCATTGAGATGTGTCATAACGTGCTTAGCCTGCCGATCCTTGCCGAGTTAACAGAGTATAGTGCACTACAGGCAGAAGATGTAAGGTATGCTGCCGATTATCTTGACAAACTGGACGCGGGAGAGCTGCATTCTATCTTTAAAGGCAGACTGCTGCTTGACATCGGCATGGGTATCGTCGGACATTCGTATGGAGGACCTACAACAGCGATGGTTTGCCGGGACGATGACCGGTTCGCCTGCGGGATTGGTTTGGATAGCGGTGCGTTTGGCCTTCTGGGCAGCGACATTAAAAAACCCTTTATGCTGCTGTTTAGTGAACCGAACTATAACATGAATGCGATCATTGGTGTCAACAACAGCATGGAGACCTATTACTTCTCTGTAGATCGTGCTGCGCATTTAGATTACTGCGATATTATGTTTACCGGCGTTAATAAGGGACTCCGAGGTGCACGGGATGCTGTGGAAATGCGAAATCTGGTGACCGACTATACGAAAACCTTTTTTGATCATTACATACGGCAGAAGGATGCAGCTGTGGAACGTCTGGCATACGATGGCGTACACTTGGTCAAGAAAACCAGCAGCACATGA
- a CDS encoding GAP family protein yields MTLTALLSTLVLLALIDSTSLGTLLVPVWLLMTPRRVRVDRFLIYLFTVSGCYFGIGLIMMFGADAFLDRYALLLDSKPFLLGQLVSGILLMIISQLMDTKKSRARAAERAASGQGFILKWRGRITGDAVSSKMSITVLIGLALTAVVLELGTMLPYLAAISLLVTEGPAWPTSGILLLGYCFVMILPALVLLAGRLLAYPVLKQPLAKIDNWLVNHAHRAAAWIVGIVGFLLTVNAVYDLGWTQ; encoded by the coding sequence ATGACATTGACAGCACTGCTGTCTACCCTTGTACTGCTGGCACTCATTGATTCGACCAGTTTGGGCACTCTCTTAGTTCCTGTCTGGCTGCTGATGACACCCCGGCGTGTTCGGGTAGATCGATTTTTAATCTATTTATTCACCGTCTCTGGTTGTTACTTTGGTATAGGTCTCATTATGATGTTCGGAGCGGATGCATTTCTGGACAGATATGCTCTTCTGCTTGATTCAAAACCATTTCTGTTAGGGCAGCTGGTGTCAGGAATACTGTTAATGATCATAAGCCAGCTCATGGATACGAAGAAATCTCGTGCTCGCGCTGCGGAGCGTGCAGCAAGTGGACAGGGTTTTATTTTAAAATGGAGGGGACGTATTACGGGAGATGCGGTTTCCAGCAAAATGTCTATCACTGTGCTTATCGGGCTTGCCCTGACCGCGGTTGTGCTTGAACTGGGAACGATGCTGCCTTATCTTGCAGCAATCAGCCTTTTGGTTACAGAAGGACCCGCATGGCCTACTTCGGGAATTCTGTTATTGGGGTACTGCTTCGTTATGATATTACCTGCGTTAGTTTTGCTGGCAGGACGATTGTTGGCCTATCCTGTTTTGAAACAACCTTTGGCTAAAATAGATAACTGGCTGGTGAACCACGCCCATCGTGCTGCGGCCTGGATTGTCGGCATTGTTGGCTTTTTGTTAACCGTCAACGCTGTTTATGATCTAGGTTGGACCCAGTGA
- the licT gene encoding BglG family transcription antiterminator LicT translates to MRFKKSLNNNIALAEDAEGCEVIVIGTGVGFKKVKGQPIEQSQIQKTFRIGSNDKYQRVEQFLSDIPLQVIDITDQIIEEGREIIGKKLNDSILLTLADHIHFALDRFKKGVDMQNPLHWDIRHLYPAEYRAGELAVRRINEAFLVTLPAGESSSIALHFVNSQFDSGSMNQTIKITQMINDILGIMTDHFGRALNQESADFSRFITHLRYFIVRQMNREVLSFKDQQFLYDVLSERYPDSFQCALKIKETMEQQRGFVITPDEMVYLMIHIERVTSRTDAG, encoded by the coding sequence ATGAGGTTCAAGAAATCGTTAAACAATAACATCGCCCTGGCAGAGGATGCCGAAGGCTGTGAAGTCATTGTCATCGGAACAGGGGTAGGCTTCAAAAAAGTAAAGGGACAGCCTATCGAGCAAAGCCAGATTCAGAAAACGTTCCGGATCGGCTCGAATGATAAATATCAGCGAGTTGAACAATTTCTCAGCGATATCCCGCTGCAAGTCATCGATATCACGGATCAGATTATTGAAGAAGGCAGGGAGATTATAGGAAAAAAACTGAATGACTCCATTTTGTTAACGCTCGCAGATCATATTCACTTTGCTCTGGATCGTTTCAAAAAAGGAGTGGATATGCAAAATCCGCTTCACTGGGATATCCGGCATCTGTATCCTGCCGAATACCGTGCTGGTGAATTGGCAGTACGCAGGATCAATGAAGCTTTTCTGGTTACACTGCCCGCTGGAGAGTCCAGTTCAATCGCCCTTCATTTTGTGAATTCACAATTTGATTCGGGCAGTATGAACCAGACGATCAAGATTACACAGATGATCAATGACATTCTTGGGATCATGACCGATCATTTTGGAAGGGCGCTGAATCAGGAGTCTGCCGATTTTTCCAGGTTTATCACACATCTGAGATACTTTATCGTTCGGCAAATGAACCGGGAAGTGCTCTCATTCAAGGATCAGCAGTTTTTATACGATGTATTGTCAGAACGATATCCAGACAGCTTCCAATGCGCGCTCAAGATTAAGGAGACGATGGAACAGCAGCGCGGATTTGTAATTACTCCCGATGAGATGGTATACCTCATGATTCACATCGAGAGAGTGACATCCCGAACCGACGCGGGTTGA
- a CDS encoding TetR/AcrR family transcriptional regulator, translating into MPKNSFFRLDEARREEISNSALPLFVDHVYEDITMKMIFDCLSMHPGTFYRYFEDKDDLYCLLIRNVTQKRAVYFNNSNGDLLNQFFLTSLFGNVNSLMTEPLNELEIKLTETFLTIPEPVLLKVYLHVLKGESFPLIKDILRRMRIDGYLRPDLDDDLISFMFESMQFNLVMFFREFDIKDPLLQHKISRYFADFMGHGLLEDHQYAAIVSDLKTNKE; encoded by the coding sequence ATGCCGAAAAATTCGTTCTTTCGTTTAGATGAAGCAAGGCGTGAAGAAATATCTAACAGTGCTTTGCCTTTATTTGTTGATCACGTTTATGAGGATATAACGATGAAAATGATTTTCGACTGTTTGTCTATGCATCCCGGAACATTTTATCGATATTTCGAAGACAAAGATGATCTGTATTGTCTCCTCATACGGAATGTGACCCAGAAAAGAGCCGTATATTTTAATAACAGTAACGGAGATTTACTTAACCAGTTTTTCCTTACCAGCCTATTCGGTAACGTTAACAGCTTAATGACCGAGCCGCTGAATGAGTTGGAAATCAAACTTACTGAAACCTTTTTAACTATTCCGGAGCCCGTTCTGCTTAAAGTGTATCTTCATGTGCTAAAAGGTGAGTCATTCCCCTTAATCAAGGACATTTTACGCCGAATGAGAATTGATGGATACCTCCGGCCTGATCTAGACGACGACTTGATTTCTTTTATGTTTGAGTCCATGCAGTTTAATTTAGTCATGTTTTTCAGGGAATTCGATATTAAAGATCCCCTGCTGCAGCACAAGATTAGCAGATACTTTGCTGACTTCATGGGTCATGGGCTGCTTGAAGATCATCAATATGCTGCGATCGTTAGTGATCTCAAGACAAACAAGGAGTAG